A window from Pseudomonas sp. MRSN 12121 encodes these proteins:
- a CDS encoding bifunctional diguanylate cyclase/phosphodiesterase has product MKLELKNSLSVKLLRVVLLSALIVGVVLSCAQIVFDAYKTRQAVASDAQRILDMFRDPSTQAVYSLDREMGMQVIEGLFQDDAVRMASIGHPNETMLAEKTRDLQASSSRWLTDLILGKERTFTTQLVGRGPYSEYYGDLSITLDTATYGQGFIVSSVIIFVSGVLRALAMGLVLYLVYHWLLTKPLSRIIEHLTTINPDRPSEHQIPLLKGHERNELGIWINTANQLLASIERNTHLRHEAENSLLRMAQYDFLTGLPNRQQLQQQLDKILIDAGRLQRRVAVLCVGLDDFKGINEQFSYQTGDQLLLALADRLRAHSGRLGALARLGGDQFALVQADIEQPYEAAELAQSILDDLEAPFALDHQEIRLRATIGITLFPEDGDSTEKLLQKAEQTMTLAKSRSRNRYQFYIASVDSEMRRRRELEKDLREALSREQFHLVYQPQISYRDHRVVGVEALLRWQHPEHGFVPPDLFIPLAEQNGTIIAIGEWVLDQACRQLREWHDLGFSDLRMAVNLSTVQLHHAELPRVVNNLLQIYRLPPRSLELEVTETGLMEDISTAAQHLLSLRRSGALIAIDDFGTGYSSLSYLKSLPLDKIKIDKSFVQDLLDDDDDATIVRAIIQLGKSLGMQVIAEGVETAEQEAYIISEGCHEGQGYHYSKPLPARELSAYLKQAQRSNAAIL; this is encoded by the coding sequence TTGAAGCTGGAACTCAAAAACAGCTTGTCGGTGAAGTTGCTCCGGGTTGTGCTGCTGTCGGCACTGATAGTGGGCGTAGTTCTGAGCTGCGCACAAATCGTCTTCGATGCTTATAAAACTCGGCAGGCGGTCGCTAGCGATGCCCAGCGCATTCTCGACATGTTTCGCGACCCGTCGACCCAGGCCGTCTACAGCCTGGACCGCGAGATGGGCATGCAAGTCATCGAAGGCCTGTTCCAGGACGATGCCGTGCGCATGGCGTCCATCGGCCATCCCAACGAAACCATGCTCGCGGAAAAGACCCGCGACCTGCAGGCGTCCTCCAGCCGCTGGCTGACCGACCTGATCCTGGGCAAGGAGCGCACCTTCACCACCCAGCTGGTGGGTCGCGGCCCCTACAGCGAATACTACGGCGACCTGAGCATCACCCTCGACACGGCCACCTATGGCCAGGGCTTCATCGTCAGTTCGGTGATCATTTTCGTTTCCGGCGTCCTGCGCGCCCTGGCCATGGGCCTGGTGCTGTACCTGGTTTACCACTGGCTGCTGACCAAGCCGCTGTCGCGCATCATCGAACACCTGACCACCATCAATCCGGACCGCCCCAGCGAACACCAGATTCCATTGCTCAAGGGCCACGAGCGCAACGAACTGGGAATCTGGATCAACACCGCCAACCAGTTGCTGGCCTCGATCGAACGCAACACCCACCTGCGCCATGAAGCGGAAAACAGCCTGCTGCGCATGGCCCAGTACGACTTCCTCACCGGCCTGCCCAACCGCCAGCAATTGCAGCAGCAACTGGACAAGATCCTGATCGATGCCGGGCGCCTGCAACGGCGGGTCGCAGTGCTCTGTGTCGGCCTCGACGACTTCAAGGGCATCAACGAACAATTCAGCTACCAGACCGGCGACCAGTTGCTGCTGGCCCTGGCCGATCGCCTGCGTGCCCACAGTGGCCGCCTCGGCGCCCTCGCCCGCCTGGGCGGCGATCAGTTCGCCCTGGTCCAGGCCGACATCGAACAACCCTACGAAGCCGCCGAACTGGCGCAGAGCATCCTCGACGACCTGGAAGCGCCGTTCGCCCTCGACCACCAGGAAATCCGCCTGCGCGCCACCATCGGCATCACCCTGTTCCCGGAGGACGGCGACAGCACCGAGAAGCTGCTGCAAAAGGCCGAACAGACCATGACCCTGGCCAAGAGCCGGTCGCGCAATCGCTACCAGTTCTATATCGCCAGCGTCGACAGCGAGATGCGCCGGCGCCGCGAGCTGGAGAAAGACCTGCGCGAAGCCCTGAGCCGCGAACAGTTCCACCTCGTCTATCAACCGCAGATCAGCTACCGCGATCACCGCGTGGTCGGCGTCGAGGCCTTGCTGCGCTGGCAGCATCCGGAACACGGCTTCGTGCCGCCGGACCTGTTCATTCCCCTGGCCGAACAGAACGGCACCATCATCGCCATCGGCGAATGGGTGCTGGACCAGGCGTGCCGCCAGTTGCGCGAATGGCATGACCTGGGCTTCAGCGACCTGCGCATGGCCGTCAACCTGTCCACCGTGCAACTGCACCACGCCGAGCTGCCGCGGGTGGTCAACAACCTGCTGCAGATCTACCGCCTGCCGCCGCGCAGCCTGGAGCTGGAAGTCACCGAGACCGGCCTGATGGAAGACATCAGCACCGCCGCCCAGCACCTGCTCAGCCTGCGTCGCTCCGGCGCGCTGATCGCCATCGACGACTTCGGCACCGGCTATTCGTCGCTGAGCTATCTCAAGAGCCTGCCACTGGACAAGATCAAGATCGACAAGAGCTTCGTCCAGGACCTGCTGGATGACGACGACGATGCGACCATCGTCCGGGCGATCATCCAGCTGGGCAAGAGCCTGGGCATGCAAGTGATCGCC